One genomic window of Oryctolagus cuniculus chromosome 11, mOryCun1.1, whole genome shotgun sequence includes the following:
- the FAM110A gene encoding protein FAM110A: protein MPVDTLTPGAPAAPALPFRLRTKVPGYLLRRPADGGARKPSAVERLEADKAKYVKSLHVANTRQEPVQPLLSKQPLFSPGTRRTVLTPSRRALPGPGRRPQLDLDILSSLINLCDSPVSPVEASCAPAQAEGVRQAPPATPPRPPPTTAAVRRVDVRPLPASPAQPCPSPSSATASSPARPPGLQRSKSDLSERFSRAAADLERFFNFCGLDPEEARGLGVAHLARASSDIVSLAGPSAGPGSSEGGCSPRSSATVEERARERVPYGVSVVERNARVIKWLYGLRQAWETPAAEG from the coding sequence ATGCCTGTGGACACGCTGACCCCTGGAGCCCCagccgccccagccctgcctttccGCCTGCGGACTAAGGTCCCCGGTTACCTGCTTCGGAGGCCAGCAGACGGTGGAGCCCGGAAACCCAGTGCTGTGGAGCGCCTGGAGGCCGACAAGGCTAAGTACGTGAAGAGCCTGCATGTGGCCAACACCCGCCAAGAGCCCGTGCAGCCCCTGCTGTCCAAACAGCCCCTCTTCAGCCCCGGGACTCGCCGCACAGTGCTCACGCCCAGCCGCcgggccctgcctggccctggccgccGACCCCAGCTGGACCTGGACATCCTTAGCAGCCTCATCAACTTGTGTGATAGTCCCGTGTCCCCTGTCGAGGCCAGCTGCGCCCCTGCACAGGCGGAAGGCGTCCGCCAGGCTCCCCCAGCCACGCCTCCACGCCCGCCCCCCACGACGGCTGCGGTCCGCAGAGTGGACGTCCGCCCGCTGCCTGCATCTCCGGCCCAGCCTTGCCCGTCGCCCAGCTCAGCCACCgcctccagcccagcccggccgccGGGCCTGCAGCGCTCCAAGTCGGACTTGAGCGAGCGCTTCTCCAGGGCGGCCGCCGACCTCGAGCGCTTTTTTAACTTCTGCGGCCTGGACCCTGAGGAGGCACGGGGGTTGGGCGTGGCCCACCTGGCACGGGCAAGCTCGGACATTGTGTCCCTGGCCGGGCCCAGTGCTGGGCCGGGCAGCTCCGAGGGCGGCTGCTCCCCGCGCAGCTCCGCCACGGTGGAGGAGCGTGCCCGGGAGCGCGTGCCCTACGGCGTGTCGGTGGT